In Pseudomonas oryzicola, one DNA window encodes the following:
- a CDS encoding flagella synthesis protein FlgN: MHDTTLLQLIEDDIAPMQELLDLLQKEAVALHGRDMALLETILARKQSLIVLLEQQGTRRNNLLASLGLSANRAGVEAVAAQSPNGELLLQQLDVISQLMQACQQLNETNGRIIQVQQNATNNQIRILMGGDSPSLYDSRGSTSPLVKPRALSQV; the protein is encoded by the coding sequence ATGCACGACACCACCTTGCTGCAACTGATCGAAGATGACATCGCCCCGATGCAGGAACTGCTTGACCTCTTGCAAAAGGAGGCCGTGGCACTGCATGGGCGCGACATGGCGTTGCTGGAGACCATCCTCGCCCGCAAGCAGTCTTTGATCGTGCTGCTGGAGCAGCAAGGCACGCGGCGCAACAACCTGCTCGCCAGCCTGGGCCTGAGCGCCAATCGCGCCGGGGTGGAAGCGGTGGCGGCGCAATCGCCGAACGGTGAACTGCTGCTGCAGCAACTCGACGTGATCAGCCAGTTGATGCAAGCCTGCCAGCAGCTCAACGAGACCAATGGGCGGATCATCCAGGTGCAGCAAAACGCCACCAACAACCAGATCCGCATCCTCATGGGCGGCGACTCTCCGTCGCTCTACGACAGCCGCGGCAGCACCTCGCCGCTGGTCAAGCCACGGGCGCTCAGCCAGGTTTGA
- the flgM gene encoding flagellar biosynthesis anti-sigma factor FlgM, translating to MVIDFSRVNNSPSVTGGVRGNSASGSADKAAASQEATTSASGEAVHLSQEAQQLQKISDKLRDEPVVNSARVAQLKQAIADGSYQVDAGRVASKLLDFEAQR from the coding sequence ATGGTCATCGACTTCAGTCGTGTAAATAATTCTCCGTCCGTCACGGGCGGCGTGCGCGGCAACAGCGCATCCGGCAGCGCCGACAAAGCGGCAGCCAGCCAGGAAGCCACCACCAGCGCCAGCGGAGAAGCGGTACACCTCAGCCAGGAGGCCCAGCAGTTGCAGAAGATCAGCGACAAGCTGCGCGACGAGCCGGTGGTCAACAGTGCCCGCGTGGCCCAGTTGAAACAGGCGATCGCCGACGGCAGCTACCAGGTCGATGCCGGCCGGGTCGCCAGTAAACTGCTCGATTTCGAAGCCCAGCGCTGA
- the flgA gene encoding flagellar basal body P-ring formation chaperone FlgA: protein MYTKTTFFRRLTRLLAGSLAMLCLLVPGVRTLADAFTLPEQLIGVTQGFLEFSIEDYLATTQTAGRYEIQVNPLDPRLRMPLCSQQLDASLESPAQPLGRVTVKVRCDGAAPWTVFVPATVRLFREVVVMTRPLKRDNVVGEGDVALRERDVGTLGQGFLTELDQAVGMKMLRPTVIDQVLTPQHLEQAEVVRKGDHVVIIARSGSLSVRMPGEALSKGGLSEQIRVRNLNSKRVVKARVTGPGQVEVSM, encoded by the coding sequence ATGTACACGAAAACGACATTTTTCCGACGATTGACGCGCTTGCTGGCTGGCTCGCTGGCCATGCTCTGCCTGCTGGTGCCCGGCGTTCGCACGCTAGCGGACGCGTTTACCTTGCCTGAACAGCTTATCGGTGTCACCCAGGGGTTTCTTGAATTCAGCATCGAAGATTACCTGGCCACCACCCAGACCGCCGGGCGCTACGAAATCCAGGTCAACCCGCTCGACCCGCGCCTGCGCATGCCGCTGTGCAGCCAGCAACTGGACGCCTCGCTGGAAAGCCCGGCGCAACCGCTGGGCCGGGTAACGGTAAAGGTGCGTTGCGACGGCGCCGCGCCGTGGACCGTGTTCGTACCGGCCACCGTGCGGCTGTTCCGCGAGGTGGTGGTGATGACCCGCCCGCTCAAGCGCGACAACGTGGTAGGCGAAGGCGACGTGGCCCTGCGCGAACGCGATGTCGGCACGCTGGGGCAAGGCTTCCTGACCGAACTGGACCAGGCGGTCGGCATGAAGATGCTGCGCCCCACGGTGATCGACCAGGTGCTCACCCCGCAACACCTGGAACAGGCCGAGGTGGTGCGCAAGGGCGATCACGTGGTGATCATCGCCCGCAGCGGCAGCCTGAGCGTCCGCATGCCCGGCGAAGCGCTGAGCAAGGGCGGCCTGAGCGAACAGATCCGGGTGCGCAACCTCAATTCCAAACGGGTAGTCAAGGCCAGGGTCACCGGCCCAGGCCAGGTCGAGGTCAGTATGTAG
- a CDS encoding chemotaxis protein CheV, which yields MAGVMDSVNQRTQLVGQNRLELLLFRLNGEQLYGINVFKVREVLQCPALTLLPKAHPVVRGVANIRGATIPILDLSMATGLRPLQEDTRNSFVIITEYNTKTQGFLVHSVERIVNMNWEEIHPPPKGTGRDHYLTAVTRVDNRMVEIIDVEKVLAEVAPSSESVSAGVVDAEVQDKAVLLRVLTVDDSSVARKQVSRCLQTVGVEVVALNDGRQALNYLRQLVDEGKKPEEEFLMMISDIEMPEMDGYTLTAEIRSDPRMQKLHICLHTSLSGVFNQAMVKKVGADDFLAKFKPDDLAQRVVDRIKAAH from the coding sequence ATGGCAGGTGTTATGGATTCGGTCAACCAGCGCACCCAGCTGGTAGGGCAGAACCGCCTGGAACTGCTGCTGTTCCGCCTCAATGGCGAGCAGCTTTATGGCATCAACGTGTTCAAGGTCAGGGAGGTGCTGCAATGCCCGGCGCTGACCCTGCTGCCCAAGGCGCATCCGGTGGTGCGTGGCGTTGCCAACATTCGCGGGGCGACCATCCCGATCCTCGACCTGTCGATGGCCACCGGGCTGCGGCCGCTGCAGGAAGACACGCGCAACAGCTTCGTGATCATTACCGAATACAACACCAAGACCCAGGGCTTCCTGGTGCACTCGGTGGAACGCATCGTCAACATGAACTGGGAAGAAATCCATCCGCCACCCAAGGGTACCGGTCGCGATCACTACCTGACCGCCGTCACCCGGGTGGACAACCGCATGGTCGAGATCATCGACGTGGAGAAGGTGCTGGCCGAAGTGGCGCCGTCGTCCGAGTCGGTGTCGGCCGGGGTGGTCGATGCCGAGGTGCAGGACAAGGCTGTGTTGCTGCGGGTGCTCACCGTCGACGATTCATCGGTGGCGCGCAAGCAGGTCAGCCGTTGCCTGCAGACCGTGGGGGTCGAGGTGGTGGCGCTCAATGATGGTCGCCAGGCCCTGAACTATCTGCGTCAGCTGGTGGACGAAGGCAAGAAGCCGGAAGAAGAGTTCCTGATGATGATCTCGGACATTGAAATGCCGGAAATGGATGGCTACACGCTGACTGCAGAGATCCGCAGTGATCCGCGCATGCAAAAATTGCATATCTGCCTGCATACTTCGCTTTCCGGGGTATTCAACCAGGCGATGGTAAAGAAGGTCGGGGCCGATGACTTCCTGGCCAAGTTCAAGCCGGACGACCTGGCCCAGCGGGTGGTCGACCGGATCAAGGCAGCGCATTGA
- the cheR gene encoding protein-glutamate O-methyltransferase CheR codes for MSTGNLDFEQFRVFLEKACGILLGENKQYLVSSRLNKLMEQQGIKSLGELVQRIQAQPRGGLREQVVDAMTTNETLWFRDTYPFEVLKNKVIPEFIRNNPGQRLRMWSAACSSGQEPYSISMAIDEFERGNLGQLKMGAQIVATDLSGSMLTNCKTGEYDSLAIARGLSQERLQRYFDTKGPGRWAVKPAIRSRVEFRSFNLLDSYASLGKFDVVFCRNVLIYFSAQVKKDILMRIHGTLKPGGYLFLGASEALNGLPDHYQMVQCSPGIIYQAK; via the coding sequence GTGTCTACGGGTAATTTGGATTTCGAACAGTTCCGGGTCTTCCTGGAGAAAGCCTGTGGCATCCTGCTGGGGGAGAATAAGCAGTACCTGGTTTCCAGCCGTCTCAACAAGCTGATGGAGCAACAGGGCATCAAGAGCCTGGGCGAGCTGGTACAACGCATCCAGGCTCAGCCGCGAGGTGGCTTGCGCGAGCAGGTGGTCGATGCCATGACCACCAACGAAACCCTCTGGTTTCGCGATACCTACCCGTTCGAAGTGCTGAAGAACAAGGTGATTCCGGAATTCATCCGCAACAACCCTGGCCAGCGCCTGCGCATGTGGTCGGCGGCCTGTTCGTCAGGGCAGGAGCCGTATTCCATCTCGATGGCCATCGACGAGTTCGAGCGTGGCAACCTTGGCCAGTTGAAGATGGGCGCGCAGATCGTCGCCACCGACCTGTCCGGCAGCATGCTGACCAATTGCAAGACCGGCGAGTACGATAGTCTGGCGATTGCCCGCGGCCTGTCCCAGGAGCGCCTGCAACGCTACTTCGACACCAAGGGGCCGGGGCGCTGGGCGGTCAAGCCGGCGATTCGCAGCCGGGTCGAATTCCGCTCGTTCAACCTGCTCGACAGTTATGCCAGCCTGGGCAAGTTCGACGTGGTGTTCTGCCGCAACGTGCTGATCTACTTCTCGGCACAGGTGAAGAAGGACATCCTGATGCGCATTCATGGCACCTTGAAACCGGGTGGCTACCTGTTCCTTGGAGCTTCCGAGGCGCTGAACGGGTTGCCGGACCATTACCAGATGGTGCAATGCAGCCCGGGGATCATCTACCAGGCCAAGTAA
- the flgB gene encoding flagellar basal body rod protein FlgB, whose product MSISFDKALGIHEKALGFRAQRAEVLANNIANADTPNYKARDMDFASVLAAESDKQQSGRFSLERTNSRHIEAEGLAMADDTLKYRTPLQPSIDQNTVDAQIEQSNYTENAVGFQASFTLLNSKFKGLVSALRGE is encoded by the coding sequence ATGAGCATCAGCTTCGACAAGGCGCTTGGTATTCACGAAAAGGCCCTGGGCTTCCGCGCCCAGCGCGCCGAAGTGCTGGCCAACAACATTGCCAACGCCGACACGCCCAACTACAAGGCGCGCGACATGGACTTCGCCTCGGTGCTCGCTGCCGAAAGCGACAAGCAGCAGAGCGGCCGTTTCAGCCTCGAGCGCACCAACAGCCGCCACATCGAGGCCGAGGGCCTTGCCATGGCCGACGATACCCTGAAGTACCGCACGCCGCTGCAGCCTTCGATCGACCAGAACACCGTGGACGCGCAGATCGAGCAGTCGAACTACACCGAAAACGCGGTCGGCTTCCAGGCCAGCTTTACCTTGCTCAACAGTAAATTCAAAGGGCTGGTTTCGGCCCTGCGGGGAGAATGA
- the flgC gene encoding flagellar basal body rod protein FlgC has translation MSLSSVFNIAGSGMSAQNTRLNTVASNIANAETVSSSIDQTYRARHPVFATTFQDAQAGSSQSLFEDQGEAGQGVQVKGIVEDQSNLEARYEPNHPAANKDGYVYYPNVNVVEEMADMISASRAFQTNAELMNTAKSMMQKVLTLGQ, from the coding sequence ATGTCCCTTTCCAGTGTCTTCAACATTGCCGGTAGCGGCATGAGCGCGCAGAACACGCGCCTGAACACCGTTGCTTCGAACATTGCCAACGCCGAGACCGTGTCTTCGAGCATCGACCAGACCTACCGTGCTCGCCATCCGGTGTTCGCCACTACCTTTCAGGATGCGCAGGCCGGTAGCAGCCAGTCGCTGTTCGAAGACCAGGGCGAAGCCGGGCAGGGCGTGCAGGTAAAAGGCATCGTCGAGGACCAGAGCAACCTGGAAGCGCGCTACGAGCCGAACCACCCGGCGGCGAACAAGGACGGCTATGTCTACTACCCGAACGTCAACGTGGTCGAGGAAATGGCTGACATGATTTCCGCCAGTCGTGCGTTCCAGACCAATGCCGAACTGATGAACACGGCCAAGAGCATGATGCAGAAAGTCCTGACCCTCGGTCAGTGA
- the flgD gene encoding flagellar hook assembly protein FlgD: protein MAIDTTGVNLNEVLAASGVGTNTKKTVDTVSKTGTDSLGKDAFLQLLVTQMQHQNPLDPQDNGEFVAQLAQFSSLEGITSLNESVSAITSAMASSQALQASSLVGRSVVVQNDKAIVDTTESFNAQFVVPQAIGEAKITIKDKDGNTVKTIELGEQKAGYADFIWDGTNNSGEKVDPGTYTFTASTTVDGKAVQMNTLLPAKVTSVSFSSGGEMVLNLAGVGKVSLSDVQTIGI, encoded by the coding sequence ATGGCAATCGATACTACCGGCGTGAATCTCAACGAAGTGCTTGCGGCGTCGGGTGTGGGTACCAACACCAAGAAGACCGTGGACACTGTATCCAAGACCGGCACTGACTCGCTCGGCAAGGATGCCTTCCTGCAGTTGCTGGTGACCCAGATGCAGCACCAGAACCCGCTGGATCCGCAGGACAACGGTGAGTTCGTTGCCCAGTTGGCGCAGTTCAGCAGCCTCGAAGGCATTACCTCGCTGAACGAATCGGTCAGTGCCATTACCAGTGCCATGGCCTCGTCCCAGGCGCTGCAGGCGTCGTCGCTGGTCGGTCGCTCGGTGGTGGTGCAGAACGACAAGGCTATCGTCGATACCACCGAAAGCTTCAATGCACAGTTTGTGGTGCCGCAAGCCATTGGCGAGGCGAAGATCACCATCAAGGACAAGGACGGCAATACCGTCAAGACCATCGAACTGGGCGAGCAGAAAGCCGGTTACGCCGATTTCATCTGGGACGGTACCAACAATAGCGGCGAGAAGGTCGACCCGGGTACCTACACCTTCACCGCCAGCACCACGGTGGATGGCAAGGCGGTGCAGATGAACACGCTGTTGCCTGCCAAGGTGACCAGCGTCAGCTTCAGCTCCGGCGGTGAAATGGTGCTGAACCTCGCTGGCGTTGGCAAAGTATCCCTGTCCGACGTGCAAACCATCGGTATCTAA
- the flgE gene encoding flagellar hook protein FlgE, producing the protein MSFNIGLSGLYAANKQLDVTGNNIANVNTTGFKSSRAEFADVYAGANRLGVGKNQVGNGVRLAAVSQQFTQGDVNNTGNVLDMGIQGQGFFVLSDNGSRVYTRAGAFQASKDNFVVTSDGLRLQGYAADSTGKIQKGVLSDLQIDTSALQPKATSLIDQGINLNSSAADIPLEVDDGTGAMVPNLPFDPADQKTYTKSFPTKVYDSQGNEHTMEQFYRKTGTNEWTMYTLVDGRNPFDPSSTVPLEGTISFNSDGSVKSMTADNTGHPAGSSFTVTNNTFTMTGWVPAVEDSAGNWIANGAAGNADGMRLSMNSTTSYNTETARMSQSQDGYATGILSSLSIDSTGVLFASFSNQQSRAIGQVALASFANEQGLQQIGGTRWTETYTSGIPGIDAPKTGTLGSVESNSLEASNVNLTQELVELIKAQSNYQANAKTISTESTIMQTIIQMT; encoded by the coding sequence ATGTCTTTCAATATCGGCCTTAGCGGTCTGTACGCAGCAAACAAGCAACTGGACGTCACCGGCAACAACATCGCCAACGTCAATACCACCGGCTTCAAGTCGTCGCGCGCCGAGTTCGCCGATGTCTACGCCGGCGCCAACCGCCTGGGCGTAGGCAAGAACCAGGTGGGTAACGGCGTGCGCCTGGCGGCTGTTTCCCAGCAGTTCACCCAGGGCGACGTCAACAACACCGGCAACGTGCTGGACATGGGCATCCAGGGCCAGGGCTTCTTCGTGTTGTCCGATAACGGCTCGCGCGTCTACACCCGTGCCGGTGCGTTCCAGGCCAGCAAGGACAACTTCGTGGTGACCTCGGACGGCCTGCGCCTGCAGGGTTATGCCGCGGACTCGACTGGCAAGATCCAGAAGGGCGTGCTGAGCGATCTGCAGATCGACACCTCGGCGCTGCAGCCGAAGGCCACGTCGCTGATCGACCAGGGCATCAACCTGAACTCTTCGGCTGCCGATATCCCGCTGGAAGTCGACGATGGTACCGGTGCGATGGTGCCGAACCTGCCGTTCGATCCTGCTGACCAGAAGACCTACACCAAGTCCTTCCCGACCAAGGTGTACGACAGCCAGGGCAACGAGCACACCATGGAGCAGTTCTATCGCAAGACGGGTACCAATGAGTGGACCATGTACACCCTGGTGGATGGGCGCAACCCGTTCGATCCATCCTCCACCGTGCCGCTGGAGGGCACCATCAGCTTCAACAGCGACGGTTCGGTCAAGAGCATGACGGCTGACAACACCGGCCACCCGGCAGGCTCGTCGTTCACCGTGACCAACAACACCTTCACCATGACCGGTTGGGTGCCTGCGGTGGAAGACTCGGCGGGTAACTGGATCGCCAATGGCGCCGCAGGCAATGCCGATGGCATGCGCCTGTCGATGAACAGCACCACTTCCTACAACACCGAGACCGCGCGCATGTCGCAGTCCCAGGATGGTTACGCGACCGGTATCCTGTCGAGCCTGAGCATCGACTCGACCGGCGTGCTGTTTGCCAGCTTCAGCAACCAGCAGTCCCGTGCCATCGGCCAGGTTGCGCTGGCCAGCTTCGCCAACGAGCAGGGCCTGCAGCAGATCGGTGGTACCCGCTGGACCGAAACCTACACGTCCGGCATTCCGGGCATCGATGCGCCGAAGACCGGTACCCTGGGCAGCGTCGAGTCCAACTCGCTGGAAGCCTCCAACGTCAACCTGACCCAGGAGCTGGTCGAGCTGATCAAGGCGCAGAGCAATTACCAGGCGAACGCCAAGACCATCTCTACCGAAAGCACCATCATGCAGACCATCATCCAGATGACCTGA
- a CDS encoding flagellar basal body rod protein FlgF, producing MDKMLYVAMTGASQNALAQKAHANNLANISTNGFQRDLEQARSMPVFGDSFPARAFAMTERPATDFSEGPMVETGRDLDVTVTGKGFIAVQAPDGSEAYVRTGSLNIDALGVLRAGNGMPVIGNGGPIAIPPEQKVEVGADGTISIRSMGEDPRVMAEVDRIKLVNPDSKGLTKGLDGLIHTKDGQPAAADVNVRVVSGFLEGSNVNAVEEMTSVLALSRQFELHVKMMNAAKEGDEAMARVLQIG from the coding sequence GTGGACAAGATGCTTTACGTGGCCATGACCGGCGCCAGCCAGAACGCGCTGGCGCAGAAGGCCCACGCCAACAACCTGGCGAACATTTCCACCAATGGTTTTCAGCGTGATCTGGAGCAGGCGCGCTCGATGCCGGTGTTCGGCGACAGCTTTCCGGCGCGTGCCTTTGCCATGACCGAACGCCCGGCCACCGACTTCAGCGAAGGGCCGATGGTCGAAACCGGGCGCGACCTGGACGTGACGGTGACCGGCAAAGGTTTCATCGCCGTGCAGGCGCCCGATGGCAGCGAAGCCTATGTGCGCACCGGCAGCCTGAACATCGACGCCCTTGGCGTGCTGCGTGCCGGCAACGGCATGCCGGTGATCGGTAACGGTGGCCCCATTGCCATCCCGCCAGAACAGAAGGTTGAAGTCGGCGCCGACGGCACCATCAGCATCCGCTCCATGGGTGAAGACCCACGGGTGATGGCCGAGGTCGACCGTATCAAGCTGGTCAACCCGGACAGCAAAGGCCTGACCAAGGGGCTGGACGGGCTGATTCACACCAAGGACGGTCAGCCAGCCGCCGCCGACGTCAATGTGCGGGTGGTGTCGGGCTTCCTGGAGGGCAGCAACGTCAACGCCGTGGAGGAAATGACCTCGGTGCTGGCGCTGTCCCGTCAATTCGAACTGCACGTCAAGATGATGAACGCGGCCAAGGAAGGCGACGAAGCCATGGCGCGTGTTTTGCAAATCGGCTAA
- the flgG gene encoding flagellar basal-body rod protein FlgG, with the protein MLPALWVAKTGLSAQDTNLTVISNNLANVSTTGFKRDRAEFQDLLYQIKRQPGAQSTQDSELPSGLQVGTGVRIVGTQKNFQTGSLQTTENPLDMAVNGRGFFQVLQPDGTVSYTRDGTFHLNSDGQIVTAQGFALEPAIVVPNDAQTFTVGQDGTVSITTAGNPAAQVIGNIQTADFINPAGLQAIGDNLFLETAASGAPQVGTPGLNGFGTTLQQTLENSNVSTVEELVNMITTQRAYEMNSKVISTADQMLSFVTQQL; encoded by the coding sequence ATGCTTCCGGCTCTTTGGGTCGCTAAAACCGGCCTGTCCGCCCAGGACACCAACCTGACGGTCATCTCCAACAACCTGGCCAACGTCTCGACCACCGGCTTCAAGCGTGATCGCGCCGAGTTCCAGGACTTGCTGTACCAGATCAAGCGCCAGCCAGGTGCGCAGTCCACCCAGGACAGCGAACTGCCTTCCGGCCTGCAGGTCGGTACCGGTGTGCGCATCGTCGGCACGCAGAAGAACTTCCAGACCGGCAGCCTGCAGACCACCGAAAACCCGCTGGACATGGCGGTCAACGGCCGTGGCTTCTTCCAGGTGCTGCAGCCGGATGGCACGGTTTCGTATACCCGTGACGGTACCTTCCACCTGAACTCCGATGGCCAGATCGTCACGGCCCAGGGTTTTGCCCTGGAACCGGCGATCGTGGTGCCGAATGACGCCCAGACCTTCACCGTCGGCCAGGACGGCACCGTGTCGATCACCACCGCCGGCAACCCGGCAGCGCAGGTGATCGGCAACATCCAGACCGCCGACTTCATCAACCCGGCCGGCCTGCAGGCGATTGGCGACAACCTGTTCCTGGAAACTGCCGCCAGTGGCGCACCGCAAGTCGGCACCCCGGGCCTGAACGGTTTTGGTACCACGCTGCAGCAGACCCTGGAGAACTCCAACGTCAGCACCGTGGAAGAACTGGTGAACATGATCACCACCCAGCGTGCCTACGAGATGAACTCCAAGGTCATCTCCACCGCTGATCAGATGCTGTCGTTCGTAACCCAGCAGCTGTAA
- the flgH gene encoding flagellar basal body L-ring protein FlgH encodes MKRLLSVFALGGAVVLAGCVAPTPKPNDPYYAPVLPRTPLPAAANNGSIYQAGFEQSLYTDRKAFRVGDIITITLNERTSASKNAGSQIQKNSKADIGLTSLFGANPNTNNPFGGGDLSLEAGYSGDRTTKGDSKATQGNTLTGSITVTVAEVLPNGIIAVRGEKWMTLNTGEELVRIAGLIRADDIATDNTVPSTRVADARITYSGTGSFADASQPGWLDRFFISPLWPF; translated from the coding sequence ATGAAGCGTTTGTTGTCTGTGTTCGCCCTGGGGGGGGCGGTCGTGCTGGCAGGTTGCGTCGCGCCGACGCCCAAGCCGAACGACCCGTATTACGCGCCGGTCCTGCCGCGCACCCCGCTGCCGGCTGCAGCCAACAACGGTTCGATCTACCAGGCCGGTTTCGAGCAGAGCCTGTACACCGACCGCAAGGCGTTCCGCGTGGGTGACATCATCACCATCACCCTCAACGAACGCACTTCGGCGAGCAAGAATGCCGGCTCGCAGATCCAGAAGAACAGCAAGGCCGACATCGGCCTGACCTCGCTGTTTGGTGCCAACCCGAACACCAACAACCCGTTCGGCGGCGGCGACCTGTCGCTGGAGGCGGGTTACAGCGGCGATCGCACTACCAAGGGTGACAGCAAGGCCACCCAGGGCAACACCCTGACCGGCTCGATCACCGTGACCGTGGCCGAGGTGCTGCCCAACGGCATCATCGCCGTGCGCGGCGAAAAGTGGATGACCCTCAATACCGGTGAAGAGTTGGTGCGTATCGCCGGCCTGATCCGTGCCGATGACATCGCCACCGACAACACCGTGCCGTCCACCCGGGTGGCCGATGCGCGCATCACCTATTCGGGTACCGGTTCGTTCGCCGATGCCAGCCAGCCCGGTTGGCTGGATCGCTTCTTCATCAGTCCGCTTTGGCCCTTCTGA